The following proteins are co-located in the Melanotaenia boesemani isolate fMelBoe1 chromosome 5, fMelBoe1.pri, whole genome shotgun sequence genome:
- the LOC121640042 gene encoding GTPase IMAP family member 7-like produces MDVPNTQRIVLLGKTGNGKSSLANTIFGETVFKVNHFNDSNKRVSQSETRCVDGKSFTLIDTPGFFDPGMSDEDVKPEMMRCITECAPGPHAFLLVLKVEKFTEQEQSVITRICQHFSDDALKHAAVVFTHGDQLPEKMKIEEYVSQSQGLSHLVEKCGGRCHVFDNKYWKGNQQDDYRNNQFQVAELLNTINTVVEENAGGHYTNVVLQETESEIQKEAECIKQSSKNMSQEQIRKRAISNVLKKQVDGGGELWKKCLVSVAVITGLSVAASAVFIASKKVLLPGPNHLAELLEPILEKAIIVSPVVEGEEQIAEAAISAALPAIAIEQVAVATKEITLNVLEDHLNYLHDLFERTYDPFNLFC; encoded by the exons ATGGACG tgcCAAACACGCAGAGGATTGTCCTGCTGGGAAAAACTGGAAATGGGAAGAGCAGTCTGGCTAATACCATATTTGGAGAGACTGTGTTCAAAGTGAACCATTTTAATGACTCAAACAAACGTGTTTCTCAATCTGAAACCAGATGTGTCGATGGCAAAAGCTTCACTTTGATTGACACTCCCGGGTTTTTTGACCCTGGAATGTCCGACGAGGACGTGAAGCCGGAGATGATGAGGTGCATCACAGAGTGTGCTCCTGGGCCTCATGCTTTTCTGCTTGTTCTaaaagtggagaaattcacAGAGCAGGAGCAAAGTGTCATCACTAGAATATGTCAGCACTTCTCAGATGATGCTCTTAAACATGCGGCGGTGGTCTTCACTCATGGCGACCAGCTTcctgaaaagatgaaaatagaGGAGTATGTAAGCCAAAGTCAGGGTCTGAGCCATCTGGTGGAGAAGTGTGGAGGCCGCTGCCACGTCTTTGATAATAAATACTGGAAAGGCAACCAGCAGGATGATTATAGAAACAACCAGTTTCAGGTGGCAGAGCTGCTGAACACCATTAACACCGTAGTGGAAGAAAACGCTGGAGGACACTACACTAATGTAGTGCTTCAGGAAACGGAGAGTGAAATTCAAAAAGAGGCAGAATGCATTAAGCAATCATCAAAAAACATGTCACAGGAGCAAATCAGGAAGAGGGCGATAAGTAACGTCCTTAAGAAGCAGGTGGACGGTGGAGGTGAGTTATGGAAAAAGTGTCTTGTAAGTGTAGCAGTCATCACAGGGTTATCTGTAGCTGCCTCGGCTGTGTTTATAGCCTCCAAAAAAGTACTATTACCTGGCCCAAATCACCTGGCTGAACTGCTAGAACCTATTCTTGAAAAGGCAATTATTGTGTCACCAGTGGTGGAAGGAGAAGAGCAAATAGCTGAGGCAGCCATAAGTGCAGCTCTGCCAGCCATTGCAATAGAACAGGTTGCTGTGGCAACAAAGGAAATAACACTAAATGTACTTGAAGATCACTTAAACTATCTGCATGATCTTTTTGAAAGAACTTATGATCCTTTTAATCTATTTTGTTGA